The following proteins are encoded in a genomic region of Bufo bufo chromosome 11, aBufBuf1.1, whole genome shotgun sequence:
- the SLC25A47 gene encoding LOW QUALITY PROTEIN: solute carrier family 25 member 47 (The sequence of the model RefSeq protein was modified relative to this genomic sequence to represent the inferred CDS: inserted 2 bases in 1 codon): MAEFIAGALGGACGVMVGYPLDTVKVRIQTQTNYTGIWHCISSTYKVEKVSGFFKGMSMPMSTVSVSSSIVFGVYRNCLYNLCKLKYGTPNAKPSKLDIFLSGYAAGGIQVLVSSPADMAKVRLQTQXCLLTIAKEEGFLGLYKGCFALMFRDCHSFATYFLSYAVFREWFVPLQQSHSELLGILLAGGLAGVVAWGIATPMDVIKSRLQVDGVTQRRYRGVVHCITDSVRQEGVTVLFKGLSLNCLRAFPVNMVVFLTYEAILKQIKPFST, encoded by the exons ATGGCGGAATTCATCGCTGGAGCTCTGGGAG GGGCGTGTGGAGTGATGGTCGGGTACCCCCTGGATACCGTGAAG GTGCGAATTCAGACTCAGACAAACTACACCGGAATATGGCACTGCATCTCTTCTACTTACAAAGTGGAGAAA GTGTCTGGATTCTTCAAAGGGATGTCAATGCCAATGTCCACCGTGTCCGTCAGCTCATCGAttgtttttggggtgtataggAACTGCCTGTACAATCTGTGCAAACTGAAATACGGGACGCCAAACGCCAAACCGTCCAAACTGGATATCTTCCTATCTGGCTATGCAGCTGGAGGAATACAG GTCTTGGTGTCATCGCCTGCAGACATGGCGAAGGTTCGGCTCCAGACGCA GTGTCTGCTGACTATAGCCAAGGAGGAAGGGTTCCTTGGGTTATATAAAGGCTGCTTCGCTCTTATGTTCAGAGACTGCCATTCGTTTGCTACTTACTTCCTCTCGTACGCCGTCTTCCGAGAATGGTTTGTGCCGCTGCAGCAAAGTCATTCGG AATTATTGGGCATCCTCCTGGCCGGTGGCCTTGCCGGGGTGGTGGCATGGGGCATTGCCACGCCTATGGATGTGATTAAGTCTCGGCTGCAGGTAGATGGCGTCACACAGCGGAGGTACCGAGGGGTCGTCCACTGCATCACTGACAGCGTGCGGCAGGAGGGGGTCACGGTCCTCTTTAAGGGATTGTCGCTGAACTGCCTCAGAGCCTTCCCCGTCAATATGGTGGTCTTCCTCACCTATGAAGCCATACTAAAGCAAATCAAACCTTTCTCCACGTGA